In Rahnella variigena, one DNA window encodes the following:
- a CDS encoding DsbA family protein: MKKRILPILAYTVFVAVISALITTAWIHYLVRNQTSDDGQQVLTSLSADKLAKSPITDGEDIIEIFSYGCHYCALNEKNVEALEKRMPAGKKLVRLHFSLDNQGGLARFAPVFATLQVMGIEEAHRESAYDAVMKNHIDLGDPAKRDAWLAENKIDVDEYHKVSQSAEVKDLLDYMTRVSQYYDINATPTFIVGKKWVAIQDRDFPSFSDKLLSILKNDQAPEK; the protein is encoded by the coding sequence ATGAAAAAAAGAATTCTGCCCATTCTGGCGTATACCGTTTTTGTCGCGGTTATTTCAGCGCTGATTACGACAGCCTGGATCCATTACCTTGTGCGCAACCAAACCAGCGATGACGGACAACAGGTACTGACATCGCTGTCGGCGGATAAATTAGCCAAAAGTCCGATTACGGATGGTGAAGATATTATTGAAATCTTCTCATACGGTTGTCATTACTGTGCATTAAACGAAAAGAATGTTGAGGCGCTGGAAAAACGTATGCCAGCGGGTAAGAAACTGGTTCGCCTGCATTTCAGCCTGGATAATCAGGGCGGACTGGCGCGCTTTGCACCGGTATTTGCCACATTGCAGGTGATGGGCATTGAAGAAGCCCACCGTGAGAGCGCCTATGACGCGGTCATGAAAAATCACATCGATTTGGGTGATCCTGCAAAACGAGATGCGTGGCTGGCAGAGAATAAGATTGATGTAGACGAATACCATAAAGTCAGTCAGTCGGCAGAAGTCAAAGACCTGCTCGATTATATGACACGCGTTTCACAGTATTACGACATTAATGCTACGCCGACCTTTATTGTGGGCAAAAAATGGGTAGCGATTCAGGATCGTGATTTTCCGTCATTCTCTGACAAATTACTCTCTATTTTGAAGAATGATCAGGCGCCGGAGAAATAA
- the cheZ gene encoding protein phosphatase CheZ: MAEIPMPANDAATAGDIIARIGQLTRMLRDSMRELGLDQAIAQAAEAIPDARDRLDYVVTMTAQAAERALNCVEAAQPRQNKLESAAKKLDKRWDEWFENPIELSDARELVTDTRSYLKEIPEHTSFTNAQLMEIMMAQDFQDLTGQVIKRMMTVVQEIENQLLMVLMENIPEQQVKQKRETDSLLNGPQLDANGVGVVASQEQVDDLLDSLGF, translated from the coding sequence ATGGCAGAGATACCAATGCCTGCAAATGATGCAGCAACCGCGGGCGATATCATCGCCCGCATTGGGCAACTGACCCGTATGTTGCGTGACAGTATGCGTGAACTTGGCCTGGATCAGGCCATTGCTCAGGCAGCTGAAGCGATCCCGGATGCACGCGATCGTCTCGATTATGTGGTCACCATGACAGCGCAGGCCGCCGAGCGCGCCCTGAACTGTGTGGAAGCCGCGCAACCTCGTCAGAACAAACTTGAATCTGCCGCGAAGAAACTTGATAAGCGCTGGGATGAATGGTTTGAGAATCCGATTGAATTATCGGATGCACGCGAGCTGGTGACAGACACCCGCAGCTACCTGAAAGAGATCCCTGAGCACACCAGCTTTACCAATGCTCAGCTGATGGAAATCATGATGGCGCAGGACTTCCAGGATCTGACCGGCCAGGTGATCAAACGCATGATGACCGTGGTTCAGGAAATTGAAAATCAGCTGTTGATGGTGCTGATGGAAAATATTCCAGAACAACAGGTTAAGCAGAAACGCGAAACTGACAGCCTGCTGAACGGCCCGCAACTCGACGCGAATGGTGTCGGCGTGGTGGCCTCGCAAGAACAGGTTGATGATCTGCTGGATTCATTAGGTTTCTGA
- a CDS encoding DUF4762 family protein: MKKINMNEASAIVGGTTTCVNSFELNLVGDATVCNAVKTCTDKNGVVTKTFTAAAIINCGNVG, translated from the coding sequence ATGAAAAAGATCAACATGAATGAAGCAAGCGCAATTGTTGGCGGTACCACGACTTGCGTAAACAGCTTTGAATTAAACCTGGTGGGTGATGCAACTGTTTGTAACGCAGTGAAAACCTGTACTGACAAAAATGGCGTTGTGACTAAAACCTTCACCGCTGCAGCAATCATCAACTGCGGTAACGTAGGCTGA
- a CDS encoding efflux RND transporter periplasmic adaptor subunit produces the protein MMSGTAAPLVSQAIGRGDIEKTVLATGILKPSAQVNVGAQVNGQLKKLYVRAGDRVTKGQLLAEIDPTLQQSELRKSEAELDSAVAQKQASLYTLTQYQLELKRQLQMDRDGSGTKSNLEQAQAKVDTQKAQIKVNEAQIVQAQMALETAKANLGYTRILAPVDGQVLGIVTKEGQTVVSSQTAPTILVLANVDTMTVQTRISETDILKVHPGQPLWFYVVADPKHRYQSVMGTLQDAPNDALQDESTSSQTQQPSAVYYNGVFSVPNPDHLLRTSMTAQVFIITEQAKNVLRLPVMALGQPLGDDRYQVQVVNGDKTEQRVIRAGINDRQFVEVKDGLREGEHVVMMQNEAETANG, from the coding sequence ATGATGTCCGGCACCGCCGCGCCGCTGGTCTCACAGGCCATCGGTCGCGGGGATATCGAAAAAACCGTACTGGCGACCGGTATCCTCAAACCTTCCGCGCAGGTCAACGTCGGTGCGCAGGTCAACGGTCAGTTGAAAAAACTGTATGTCCGTGCGGGCGACCGGGTCACCAAAGGCCAGTTACTGGCCGAAATCGACCCGACGCTGCAACAGAGCGAACTGCGTAAATCCGAGGCGGAACTCGACAGTGCCGTGGCGCAAAAACAGGCGTCGCTGTATACGCTGACGCAATATCAGCTGGAGCTGAAACGTCAGTTACAGATGGATCGCGACGGATCAGGCACCAAAAGTAATCTCGAGCAGGCGCAGGCTAAAGTCGATACCCAGAAAGCGCAGATCAAAGTCAATGAAGCGCAGATTGTGCAGGCGCAGATGGCGCTGGAAACGGCGAAAGCCAATCTGGGCTATACGCGGATCCTGGCACCGGTGGACGGGCAGGTGCTCGGCATCGTCACCAAAGAAGGGCAAACCGTGGTCTCCTCGCAGACTGCGCCAACCATTCTGGTGCTGGCCAACGTCGATACCATGACGGTGCAGACCCGTATTTCAGAAACCGATATCCTGAAAGTGCATCCTGGTCAGCCGCTGTGGTTTTACGTGGTCGCCGATCCCAAACATCGTTATCAGAGCGTCATGGGCACCTTGCAGGACGCGCCAAACGACGCTTTACAGGATGAAAGCACCAGCAGCCAGACTCAGCAACCTTCTGCCGTCTATTACAACGGCGTGTTCAGCGTGCCGAATCCCGATCATCTGCTGCGCACCTCAATGACCGCGCAGGTATTTATCATCACCGAACAGGCTAAAAATGTGCTGCGTCTGCCGGTGATGGCACTGGGTCAGCCACTGGGCGATGACCGGTATCAGGTGCAGGTGGTGAACGGCGACAAGACCGAACAACGGGTGATCCGTGCGGGCATTAATGACCGTCAGTTTGTCGAAGTGAAAGACGGGCTGCGCGAAGGAGAGCACGTGGTGATGATGCAAAATGAGGCAGAGACGGCAAATGGCTAA
- the cheY gene encoding chemotaxis response regulator CheY, with protein MADPNLRFLVVDDFSTMRRIVRNLLKELGFNNVEEAEDGVDALNKLRAGGFDFVVSDWNMPNMDGLDLLKTIRADGALAKLPVLMVTAEAKKENIVAAAQAGASGYVVKPFTAATLEEKLGKIFEKLGM; from the coding sequence ATGGCCGATCCAAATCTGAGATTCCTGGTAGTAGACGACTTCTCTACCATGCGTCGTATCGTGCGTAACCTGCTGAAAGAGCTGGGCTTCAACAACGTTGAAGAAGCGGAAGACGGCGTTGATGCGCTGAACAAACTGCGTGCTGGCGGTTTTGACTTCGTGGTATCCGACTGGAACATGCCAAACATGGACGGTCTGGATCTGCTCAAAACCATCCGTGCTGATGGCGCGCTGGCTAAATTGCCGGTGCTGATGGTGACGGCAGAAGCGAAGAAAGAAAACATCGTTGCCGCCGCGCAGGCCGGTGCCAGTGGTTATGTCGTGAAACCATTTACCGCCGCCACGCTGGAAGAAAAGCTGGGCAAAATATTCGAAAAACTGGGCATGTAG
- a CDS encoding MacB family efflux pump subunit, with protein sequence MANSPVIELSHISRRFGEGNAAVTVLKDISLRVNAGEMLAIIGASGSGKSTLMNILGCLDKPSEGEMRIMDVPAHVATSEQLAQLRSQYLGFIFQRYHLMPYLTALENVTIPALYTDMPAAERQARAEHLLNRLGLGNRMNYRPAQLSGGQQQRVSIARALMNGAPVILADEPTGALDSTSGQELMAILHGLHQAGHTLIIVTHDRSIAEQCQRIVEIHDGEIVADRINPVMQQGKSQGLPAIAATGRTPLWQSLKEAVRMAWRSLLGHRIRAFLSMLGIIIGISSVVSSMAVGEGARQSILSQISQLGTSTIEIQPGLGWDKPRPDFERSLTLEDVDLLGRQPYIDSLSPVVSKTVMAIRGGKQVLVSLSGVSNGFFRVQGLNFIAGNRFTPRDLDDREPVVIIDPNVRSTLFPGQDPLGEIIQLSGVPYRVIGVADKKGPKYIGEQLGAWIPYTSLLERMSGDTPLQSITLRIADGYPTDVAQRNVEQLLDSAHGKRDFFTMTNDQLTKTIRKTSESMTLLITAIAGISLLVGGVGVMNIMLVSVTERTHEIGIRLSVGARPADIMRQFLIEAVVICTLGGLIGIVGSGVAGLIFSQVTQEFTMIFTWPPILLACGFSALIGLGFGFFPARNAARLHPTEALARE encoded by the coding sequence ATGGCTAATTCTCCGGTCATCGAACTTTCGCATATCTCCCGCCGTTTTGGTGAGGGCAACGCTGCCGTCACCGTGCTCAAAGATATTTCCCTGCGCGTCAATGCCGGGGAAATGCTGGCGATTATTGGCGCGTCCGGTTCGGGTAAATCGACGCTGATGAACATTCTAGGTTGTCTGGATAAGCCGTCGGAAGGCGAAATGCGCATTATGGATGTGCCTGCGCATGTGGCGACCAGCGAACAGCTGGCGCAATTGCGCAGCCAGTATCTGGGCTTTATTTTTCAGCGCTATCACCTGATGCCGTATCTCACGGCCCTCGAAAACGTCACCATTCCGGCGCTGTATACCGACATGCCCGCGGCTGAGCGTCAGGCACGGGCGGAACATTTACTCAACCGGTTAGGGCTTGGCAACCGCATGAATTACCGGCCCGCGCAGCTTTCCGGCGGGCAACAGCAACGTGTCAGTATTGCGCGGGCACTGATGAACGGTGCGCCGGTGATCCTGGCCGATGAGCCGACCGGCGCGCTGGACAGCACCAGCGGTCAGGAGCTGATGGCGATTTTGCATGGCCTGCATCAGGCCGGGCATACGCTGATTATCGTCACCCACGACCGCAGTATCGCCGAACAGTGTCAGCGTATTGTCGAAATCCACGACGGCGAGATTGTCGCAGACCGCATCAATCCGGTGATGCAGCAGGGCAAATCTCAGGGATTACCGGCCATTGCCGCTACCGGACGCACGCCGCTCTGGCAGAGTCTGAAAGAAGCGGTGCGCATGGCGTGGCGTTCCCTGCTCGGACACCGGATCCGCGCCTTTCTTTCCATGCTCGGCATCATTATCGGCATCTCTTCGGTGGTGTCCTCGATGGCGGTGGGCGAGGGCGCACGGCAGAGCATTCTCAGCCAGATAAGCCAGCTTGGTACCAGCACCATCGAAATTCAGCCCGGTCTGGGCTGGGATAAACCGCGTCCTGATTTTGAACGTTCCCTGACGCTGGAAGACGTGGATTTGCTCGGCAGACAGCCGTACATCGACAGCCTGTCGCCGGTAGTGAGCAAAACTGTGATGGCAATCCGCGGCGGTAAGCAGGTGCTGGTGTCGTTGTCGGGCGTCAGTAACGGATTCTTTCGCGTACAGGGGCTTAACTTTATTGCCGGAAACCGTTTTACCCCGCGCGATCTCGACGACCGCGAGCCGGTAGTGATTATCGACCCAAATGTGCGCAGTACGCTGTTTCCCGGACAGGATCCGCTGGGTGAAATTATCCAGCTTTCCGGCGTGCCTTACCGGGTGATCGGCGTGGCGGATAAAAAAGGGCCGAAGTATATCGGCGAGCAGCTCGGCGCGTGGATCCCTTACACCTCCTTACTGGAGCGCATGTCGGGGGATACGCCGCTGCAATCCATCACCCTGCGCATTGCCGACGGTTATCCGACGGATGTCGCCCAGCGTAACGTTGAGCAACTGCTGGATTCGGCGCATGGCAAACGCGATTTCTTCACCATGACCAACGACCAGCTGACGAAAACCATCCGTAAAACGTCGGAATCCATGACGCTGCTGATCACCGCGATTGCCGGGATTTCGCTGCTGGTGGGCGGTGTGGGCGTGATGAACATCATGCTGGTGTCGGTGACGGAAAGAACGCACGAGATCGGCATTCGTCTGTCGGTTGGCGCACGTCCGGCGGACATCATGCGTCAGTTCCTGATTGAGGCGGTGGTGATTTGTACCCTAGGCGGTCTGATCGGCATTGTCGGATCCGGCGTGGCAGGGCTGATTTTTTCTCAGGTTACGCAGGAATTCACCATGATTTTCACCTGGCCGCCGATCCTTTTAGCCTGCGGTTTCTCGGCGCTTATCGGGCTCGGCTTCGGCTTTTTCCCGGCACGCAACGCCGCGCGTTTGCATCCGACAGAGGCGCTGGCACGCGAATGA
- a CDS encoding peptidase domain-containing ABC transporter — MDNIIPKLVYQAETNECALACVSMLAETQGISAPLDVLRERFPTSSHGTALSTLCDILSELAIPAYPVAFDFDELAELPLPAILHYGASHYVLLAYRQGSYVCVMNPAIGEQLLPVAALRSEISGYAVVLDQEAPRTAQPAEKQPRTRRFRALECMSLKQTAAIPGIYKLMLLAFLVSLTLFIMPVMVSSAINNVFSSGGKTEFPYFYYLLAFVVSTLLAFIVRSVTERFIKRFVVMQSVSGFARLLSNTLSFFEKRSPGEIYSRFSNWQMAAAQKIELDNGLRVDWVVGVIALAVMCYISPLLAGISAIGVTLMGLVSVWAIFRDRYYTQQVQVKSAEQSDFLLETIQGFATLKSAGLNSQRQAAFAGYALSLFDCRQKQKVYEQVKSSLYQLIGSLEMVFFMLLALPLLKDNRISLGEFFAYSFVRQIFTAYITQIFFSVLQKNQLHVIDTRAADLFPPVREEAAGDLLPPVRFSQELSYRELQFAYDPGKPVLDHVSVTVRHGETLAIVGESGAGKSTLLKVITGLIEPQGGEILADGQPVSSRQAQKLFFLQSQEDILFNTSVLQNITLFDREHDAQKQLRIDKSLRGLNLTEVIDRLPGKQNALIRESHPALSLGQRQRLMLARAMYSDCPVMVLDEPTANLDEETAQQVMQALISHCREYGKTLITVTHSETALALFDRVCVMRNGRVAATTGAVISAITPQGEPV; from the coding sequence ATGGATAATATTATTCCTAAGCTGGTTTATCAGGCAGAAACGAACGAATGCGCGCTGGCCTGTGTTTCTATGCTGGCGGAAACTCAGGGCATCAGCGCGCCGCTGGACGTGTTACGCGAACGTTTCCCGACATCGTCCCACGGCACCGCGCTGTCGACCCTGTGCGACATCTTATCTGAGCTGGCGATCCCGGCGTATCCGGTGGCGTTTGATTTCGATGAGCTGGCAGAACTGCCTTTACCCGCCATTTTGCACTACGGTGCCAGTCACTATGTCCTGCTGGCCTATCGTCAGGGGAGCTATGTCTGCGTGATGAATCCGGCGATTGGCGAACAGCTTCTGCCGGTTGCCGCGCTCAGATCTGAAATCAGTGGTTACGCGGTGGTGCTCGATCAGGAGGCGCCGCGCACTGCGCAACCGGCAGAAAAACAACCGCGCACGCGTCGTTTCCGCGCACTCGAATGCATGAGCCTGAAACAAACGGCAGCGATCCCCGGCATTTACAAGCTGATGTTGCTGGCATTTCTGGTGTCACTGACCTTGTTCATCATGCCGGTGATGGTCAGCTCGGCAATCAACAACGTTTTCTCTTCCGGCGGCAAAACCGAATTCCCGTATTTCTATTACCTGCTGGCCTTCGTGGTCTCGACGCTGCTGGCATTTATTGTGCGCAGCGTAACCGAGCGGTTTATCAAACGTTTTGTCGTGATGCAAAGCGTCAGCGGTTTTGCCCGGTTGCTGAGCAACACGCTTTCTTTCTTTGAGAAACGCAGCCCCGGTGAAATCTACAGCCGTTTCTCCAACTGGCAGATGGCAGCGGCGCAAAAAATTGAGCTGGACAACGGCCTGCGCGTGGACTGGGTCGTCGGCGTGATTGCGCTGGCGGTGATGTGCTATATCAGCCCGCTGCTGGCCGGCATTTCCGCCATCGGCGTCACGCTGATGGGGCTGGTCAGTGTCTGGGCGATTTTCCGCGACCGCTATTACACCCAGCAGGTTCAGGTAAAGAGTGCGGAACAAAGCGACTTCCTGCTGGAAACTATTCAGGGTTTCGCCACGCTCAAATCCGCCGGACTGAACAGCCAGCGTCAGGCGGCATTCGCCGGATATGCACTGTCGCTGTTTGACTGCCGCCAGAAACAGAAAGTGTACGAGCAGGTGAAAAGTAGCCTGTATCAGCTGATTGGCAGCCTCGAGATGGTGTTCTTTATGCTGCTGGCGCTGCCGTTGCTGAAAGATAACCGGATTTCACTGGGTGAATTCTTTGCCTACAGCTTTGTGCGTCAGATTTTTACCGCTTACATCACGCAGATTTTCTTCTCTGTGCTGCAAAAGAATCAGCTGCACGTGATTGATACCCGTGCCGCCGATCTGTTCCCGCCGGTCAGGGAAGAGGCCGCCGGTGACTTACTGCCGCCTGTCCGTTTCAGCCAGGAGCTCAGCTACCGGGAACTTCAGTTTGCTTACGATCCCGGTAAACCGGTGCTGGATCACGTGTCGGTGACGGTGCGTCATGGCGAAACGCTGGCGATTGTCGGTGAGTCGGGCGCGGGGAAAAGTACGCTGCTGAAAGTCATTACCGGACTTATCGAACCTCAGGGCGGAGAAATCCTGGCCGACGGACAGCCGGTCAGCAGCCGTCAGGCACAGAAGCTGTTTTTCCTGCAAAGTCAGGAGGACATCCTGTTCAATACCAGCGTTCTGCAAAACATCACGCTGTTTGATCGTGAACACGACGCGCAGAAGCAGTTGCGTATCGATAAGTCGCTGCGCGGGCTGAACCTGACGGAGGTGATCGACCGTCTGCCAGGCAAACAAAACGCGCTGATCCGCGAAAGCCATCCCGCGCTGTCGCTGGGGCAACGTCAGCGTCTGATGCTGGCGCGTGCGATGTACAGCGATTGTCCGGTGATGGTGCTGGATGAGCCGACGGCCAATCTCGATGAAGAGACGGCGCAGCAGGTGATGCAAGCCCTGATCAGCCATTGCCGTGAATACGGAAAAACCCTGATCACCGTAACGCACAGCGAAACCGCGCTGGCCTTGTTTGACCGGGTCTGTGTGATGAGAAATGGCCGCGTAGCCGCGACAACGGGCGCTGTGATTTCCGCTATCACCCCGCAAGGAGAACCGGTGTGA
- a CDS encoding ABC transporter, with product MKFVALWCALFWKNLTVRCQWFLYKLRLTGYRAHCLLFRHMHYRVIFALSHVSRFLGLTGRDVKLRAAVAQSNRQCLMNDNKKFDYIWLTQRRQLLIQAVTYGQNRRALRELADCSARLNAVVEPLQRAGQPVILAPLHMVSDVLSTMVGAAAFPGKATVITSRSADAHSAAERQLGGVDLTYCSIHEDNKNIAGNLMTSVMEAADNQRNIILFPDITPDFTQFASKDKAEKLSCRIFGRPASLHSGIIRLARMMSAKVIFYHLYYDKGLNIVIHDPVSAKELKEKMPRIIEQSIREHSTDWMLWHSHSLFFINE from the coding sequence ATGAAATTCGTTGCCCTGTGGTGCGCGCTGTTTTGGAAAAACCTCACCGTCAGATGTCAGTGGTTTTTGTATAAACTCCGGCTTACTGGCTACAGGGCGCATTGTTTATTATTCCGGCACATGCATTATCGCGTTATTTTTGCTTTGTCCCACGTCAGCCGCTTTTTAGGGCTGACAGGCCGCGATGTGAAATTACGGGCGGCGGTCGCGCAGTCTAACCGTCAGTGTCTGATGAATGACAATAAGAAATTTGATTATATCTGGCTGACCCAGCGGCGGCAGCTGCTGATTCAGGCGGTGACCTACGGACAGAATCGCCGTGCATTACGTGAGCTGGCCGACTGTTCGGCCCGGCTCAATGCGGTGGTCGAGCCGCTGCAACGCGCCGGTCAGCCGGTGATCCTCGCGCCATTACACATGGTGTCGGACGTACTCAGTACCATGGTCGGTGCCGCGGCGTTTCCGGGTAAAGCAACGGTCATTACCTCGCGCAGCGCGGATGCGCATTCCGCAGCGGAACGGCAACTGGGTGGCGTCGATCTGACCTATTGTTCGATACATGAAGATAATAAAAATATTGCCGGGAATCTGATGACGTCGGTCATGGAGGCCGCCGATAACCAGCGGAATATTATTTTATTCCCGGATATCACACCTGATTTCACGCAGTTCGCCAGTAAAGACAAAGCAGAAAAATTATCCTGCCGGATATTTGGTCGTCCCGCCAGTTTACACAGCGGTATTATCCGGCTGGCACGAATGATGTCTGCGAAGGTGATTTTTTATCATCTTTATTATGACAAGGGGCTGAATATCGTTATTCATGACCCGGTCAGTGCAAAAGAATTAAAAGAAAAAATGCCGCGTATTATTGAACAAAGTATTCGTGAACACTCAACCGACTGGATGCTGTGGCATTCACATTCGTTATTTTTTATTAATGAGTGA
- the cheR gene encoding protein-glutamate O-methyltransferase CheR, which yields MNQPGSPMSADNTSIMAQMIQRLPLSDTHFRRISELIYQRAGIVLADHKREMVYNRLVRRLRILGLNDFGSYMALLENDSNSPEWQAFINALTTNLTAFFREAHHFPILAEHARSRPNNYSVWSTAASTGEEPYSIAMTLSEALGPRMASCRIQASDIDTQVLEKATAGVYRLEELRTLSPQQLQKFFLKGTGPHSGLVRVRPELAQMVAFQQLNLLANQWQLNGPFDAIFCRNVMIYFDKETQEKILRRFVPLLKPGGLMFAGHSENFSQISREFYLRGQTVYGLAKER from the coding sequence ATGAATCAACCAGGCTCGCCAATGAGTGCTGATAACACTTCGATCATGGCACAGATGATCCAGCGTTTACCGCTGTCAGATACCCATTTTCGCCGGATAAGTGAACTTATCTATCAACGTGCAGGAATTGTGCTGGCAGACCATAAACGCGAAATGGTCTACAACCGCCTGGTCCGGCGGTTGCGTATCCTCGGGCTGAACGACTTTGGCAGTTATATGGCATTGCTGGAAAACGACAGCAACAGCCCGGAATGGCAGGCGTTTATTAACGCACTGACCACCAACCTGACGGCGTTTTTCCGTGAAGCACACCACTTCCCGATCCTGGCGGAGCATGCCCGTTCACGCCCGAATAATTACAGTGTGTGGAGCACGGCGGCGTCGACAGGTGAAGAGCCGTATTCCATCGCCATGACGCTCAGTGAAGCGCTGGGTCCGCGCATGGCGAGCTGCCGTATTCAGGCCAGTGACATTGATACGCAGGTGCTGGAAAAAGCTACGGCGGGCGTTTACCGGCTGGAAGAGTTGCGCACGCTCAGCCCGCAACAGTTACAGAAATTTTTCCTCAAAGGCACCGGTCCTCACAGCGGCCTGGTGCGTGTGCGTCCCGAGCTGGCGCAGATGGTGGCTTTCCAGCAACTGAATTTGCTGGCGAACCAGTGGCAGCTAAACGGTCCTTTTGATGCGATTTTTTGCCGTAATGTGATGATTTATTTCGATAAAGAAACACAGGAGAAAATTTTACGCCGGTTTGTTCCGTTACTTAAACCGGGCGGTCTGATGTTTGCCGGACACTCCGAGAACTTCAGCCAAATCAGCCGGGAATTTTATTTGCGCGGTCAGACCGTCTACGGCCTCGCCAAGGAGAGGTAA
- a CDS encoding protein-glutamate methylesterase/protein-glutamine glutaminase — protein MNKIRVLSVDDSALMRQLMTEIINSHPDMEMVATAPDPLVARDLIKKFNPDVLTLDVEMPRMDGLDFLEKLMRLRPMPVVMVSSLTGKGSEITLRALELGAIDFVTKPQLGIREGMLAYSEMIADKIRTASKARLNKSVNTEQPRILSHTPLLSSEKLIAIGSSTGGTEAIRHVLQPLPPTCPALMITQHMPPGFTRSFAERLNKLCQITVKEAEDGERVLPGHAYIAPGDRHMELARSGANYQVKLNDGPAVNRHRPSVDVLFRSVAQFAGRNAVGVILTGMGNDGAAGMLEMHRAGAYTLAQNEASCVVFGMPREAIATGGVNEVVDLSQISQRMLAQISAGQALRI, from the coding sequence ATGAATAAAATCAGAGTGTTGAGCGTCGATGATTCGGCGTTAATGCGTCAGCTGATGACTGAAATCATTAACAGCCATCCGGATATGGAAATGGTGGCGACTGCGCCGGATCCGCTGGTGGCGCGTGATCTCATCAAAAAATTCAACCCTGACGTACTGACGCTGGATGTTGAAATGCCGCGTATGGACGGACTGGATTTTCTGGAAAAGCTGATGCGCCTGCGCCCGATGCCGGTGGTCATGGTGTCGTCGCTGACCGGTAAAGGCTCGGAAATCACCCTGCGTGCGCTGGAGCTGGGGGCGATTGATTTCGTCACCAAACCGCAGCTGGGGATCCGCGAAGGCATGCTGGCTTACAGCGAAATGATTGCCGATAAAATTCGTACCGCGTCAAAAGCGCGTCTGAATAAAAGCGTCAATACCGAACAGCCGCGCATTCTCAGCCATACGCCGCTGCTGAGCAGTGAAAAGCTCATTGCGATTGGGTCATCGACCGGTGGCACCGAGGCTATCCGCCACGTGCTGCAACCGCTGCCGCCGACCTGTCCGGCGCTGATGATTACACAACATATGCCACCGGGTTTTACCCGCTCGTTTGCGGAACGTCTGAACAAGCTGTGTCAGATCACCGTGAAAGAGGCCGAAGACGGCGAACGCGTTTTGCCGGGGCACGCCTATATCGCGCCGGGCGACCGGCATATGGAACTGGCGCGCAGTGGCGCCAACTATCAGGTTAAGTTGAACGACGGTCCGGCAGTGAACCGCCATCGGCCGTCGGTTGACGTGTTATTCCGTTCGGTGGCGCAGTTCGCCGGACGCAATGCCGTCGGGGTGATCCTGACGGGAATGGGCAATGACGGCGCTGCCGGCATGCTCGAGATGCACCGCGCAGGGGCTTACACCCTTGCACAAAACGAAGCCAGCTGTGTGGTTTTCGGTATGCCTCGCGAGGCTATCGCCACCGGCGGCGTAAACGAAGTGGTGGATCTCAGCCAAATCAGTCAGCGGATGCTGGCACAAATATCAGCCGGTCAGGCATTACGTATTTAA